The following proteins are encoded in a genomic region of Oncorhynchus keta strain PuntledgeMale-10-30-2019 chromosome 8, Oket_V2, whole genome shotgun sequence:
- the LOC118386796 gene encoding probable G-protein coupled receptor 63 has product MVYSTVVPPVEAGETNKASLCCLVTAGLLNLSDHLLHGQPDTEDMSMENSSYGSSFSSLDLDKVTRTAEAQGSVQGVSLPLQVFFCMAMVSILLVAFLGNVVVVLMVYQRAAMRSAINILLASLAFADMMLAVLNMPFALVTVVTTRWIFGDVFCRVSAMFFWLFVIEGMVILLIISIDRFLIIVQKQDKLSPHRAKVLIVIAWTVSLCFSFPLAIGHPSLQIPSRAPQCVFGYTSEPGYHAYALLLMLAFFFIPFMVMLYTFMGILNTIRHNAVRIHSHPDSICLSQASKLGLMSLQRPFEMNIDMSFKTRAFTTILILFSVFTVCWAPFTAYSLVSTFSSPFYHKANFFEVSTWFLLLCYLKSALNPLIYYWRIKKFRDACLDLMPKYFKFLPQLPGHTKRRIRPSAVYVCGEHRSVV; this is encoded by the coding sequence ATGGTTTACTCCACTGTCGTTCCCCCTGTGGAGGCAGGGGAGACCAATAAAGCCAGCCTCTGCTGCCTCGTCACGGCAGGGCTGCTGAACCTCTCTGACCACCTCCTCCACGGCCAGCCTGACACGGAAGACATGTCCATGGAAAACAGCTCATATGGCTCCTCCTTTTCATCTCTGGACCTGGACAAAGTCACGCGAACAGCCGAGGCCCAGGGGAGTGTTCAGGGCGTCAGCCTGCCCCTCCAGGTGTTCTTCTGCATGGCCATGGTCTCCATCCTGTTGGTGGCCTTCCTAGGGAACGTGGTGGTGGTCCTGATGGTCTACCAGCGCGCCGCCATGCGATCCGCCATCAACATCCTGTTGGCCAGCCTGGCCTTCGCAGACATGATGCTGGCCGTGCTGAACATGCCCTTTGCCCTGGTTACTGTGGTGACCACACGCTGGATCTTCGGGGATGTCTTCTGCCGAGTGTCGGCCATGTTCTTCTGGCTCTTTGTCATAGAGGGCATGGTCATCCTGCTTATAATAAGCATAGATCGGTTCCTGATCATAGTCCAGAAACAGGACAAATTGAGTCCCCACAGAGCCAAAGTGCTCATAGTCATCGCTTGGACTGTCTCCTTATGTTTCTCTTTCCCACTAGCCATAGGCCACCCATCACTCCAGATCCCCTCTAGAGCTCCACAGTGTGTGTTCGGCTACACCAGCGAGCCGGGTTACCACGCCTACGCGTTGCTCCTCATGCTGGCCTTCTTTTTCATCCCCTTCATGGTCATGCTGTACACCTTCATGGGGATCCTGAACACCATACGGCACAACGCCGTGCGCATCCACAGCCACCCGGACAGCATCTGTCTGAGTCAGGCCAGCAAGCTGGGCCTCATGAGCCTGCAGAGGCCCTTTGAGATGAACATAGACATGAGCTTCAAGACGCGTGCCTTCACTACCATCCTCATTCTCTTCTCGGTGTTCACCGTGTGCTGGGCGCCCTTCACCGCCTACAGCCTGGTTTCCACCTTCAGCAGCCCCTTCTACCACAAGGCCAATTTCTTCGAAGTCAGCACCTGGTTCCTTTTGTTGTGCTATCTCAAGTCGGCCCTCAACCCTCTCATTTACTACTGGCGGATCAAGAAGTTCCGCGACGCCTGCCTTGACCTGATGCCCAAGTATTTCAAGTTTCTTCCTCAGCTGCCCGGCCACACAAAGCGACGTATCCGACCCAgcgctgtgtatgtgtgtggggagcATCGCTCTGTGGTCTAA